Proteins encoded in a region of the Podospora pseudopauciseta strain CBS 411.78 chromosome 6, whole genome shotgun sequence genome:
- the RPT5 gene encoding 26S proteasome regulatory subunit 6A (COG:O; EggNog:ENOG503NV1G): MSTLEDLAGLTSRRDDDDKKKDEKKDDKSKRQGDGDAEMKDAEPEEDVLDEEILALATEDINTRRRLLDNDARIMRSEYQRLTHEKQTMLEKIKENKEKIDNNRQLPYLVGNVVELLDLDPTAESSEEGANIDLDAIRVGKSAVIKTSTRQTIFLPLIGLVDPDKLQPADLIGVNKDSYLILDTLPAEYDSRVKAMEVDEKPTEKYSDVGGLDKQIDEIIEAIVWPMKEAERFKKIGIKAPKGCLMYGPPGTGKTLLARACAAQTDATFLKLAGPQLVQMFIGDGAKLVRDCFALAKEKAPAIIFIDELDAIGTKRFDSEKSGDREVQRTMLELLNQLDGFASDDRIKVIAATNRVDVLDPALLRSGRLDRKIEFPYPNEEARAQILKIHSRKMKVDENVNWGELARSTDEFGGAMLKAVCVEAGMIALRMGKNKIGHEHYVDAIAEVQSKKKDTVNFYA; this comes from the exons ATGTCTACTCTCGAGGACCTTGCTGGTCTGACCAGCCGCCgcgatgacgacgacaaaaagaaggacgagaagaaggacgacAAGAGCAAGAGACAAGGGGATGGCGATGCCGAGATGAAGGATGCCGAgcccgaggaggatgtgctGGACGAGGAGATTCTGGCTCTTGCCACAGAGGACATCAACACTCGCCGCCGACTTCTCGACAATGACGCCAGAATCATGAGAAGCGAGTACCAGCGGTTAACGCACGAGAAGCAGACTatgttggagaagatcaaggagaacaaggagaagattgACAACAACAG ACAACTGCCCTATCTTGTTGGCAACGTCGTTGAGCTCTTAGACCTCGACCCCACCGCCGAATCATCTGAAGAGGGCGCCAACATCGACCTGGATGCTATCCGCGTTGGTAAATCGGCCGTGATCAAGACATCGACTAGGCAAACCATCTTCTTACCCCTCATCGGTCTCGTCGACCCAGACAAGCTGCAGCCTGCCGATCTTATCGGTGTGAATAAGGACTCGTATCTTATTTTGGACACTCTGCCGGCTGAGTATGACAGCAGAGTCAAGGCGATGGAGGTTGACGAGAAGCCCACGGAGAAGTACAGcgatgttggtggtttggaCAAGCAGATCGATGAGATCATCGAGGCTATTGTCTGGCCGatgaaggaggccgagaggtTCAAGAAGATTGGTATCAAGGCTCCAAAGG GATGCTTGATGTACGGCCCTCCAGGTACCGGCAAGACGCTCTTGGCCAGAGCGTGCGCTGCGCAGACTGATGCCACTTTCCTCAAGCTTGCCGGTCCCCAATTGGTACAGATGTTcattggtgatggtgccaaGCTTGTGAGAGATTGCTTCGCTCTggcgaaggagaaggccCCTGCGATTATCTTCATTGACGAGTTGGATGCCATTGGTACCAAGCGTTTCGACAGTGAGAAGAGTGGTGACCGTGAAGTCCAAAGAACCATGTTGGAGCTTCTCAATCAGCTGGATGGCTTCGCCTCGGATGACCGCATCAAGGTCATCGCCGCCACAAACAGAGTGGATGTCCTGGACCCTGCGCTGCTGCGTTCCGGCCGTCTTGATCGCAAGATTGAGTTCCCGTATCCCAACGAGGAGGCCCGGGCTCAGATTCTCAAGATCCACTCCCGCAAGATGAAGGTGGATGAGAACGTCAACTGGGGCGAACTGGCGCGCAGCACAGACGAGTTTGGTGGTGCCATGCTCAAGGCTGTTTGTGTTGAGGCTGGCATGATTGCCCTGCGGATGGGGAAGAACAAGATTGGGCATGAGCACTATGTGGATGCCATTGCTGAAGTACAGTCCAAGAAGAAAGAC ACGGTCAACTTTTATGCGTAA